A genomic segment from Rhinatrema bivittatum chromosome 19, aRhiBiv1.1, whole genome shotgun sequence encodes:
- the LOC115080351 gene encoding vomeronasal type-2 receptor 26-like codes for MRPFDWLNLLLLAAAMGKASVPGCKLELQKMTPFTMDGDFVLGVIALAHSRVVYPILDFRDPPKPAHCEGFQIRYYRHVLAIMFAIEEINQNQHLLPNHTLGFRFMDSCFSEVFVLQDTLLLLSGRNRTLPNYKCEAHLTVAGIIGDVYSSVSEVMARILGIYRIPQISFLAAHPMLSDKLQFPSFLRTFPAVTLQPSAFAQLLLHFNWTWVGILFSNTDITSLQSQKIRQEVVENGGCVAFLEKIDDRYPSEKLLKVAQVIHQSSASVIVCSCFQEHLKPILELLSLRNITSKVWVFSSAFVTNSQMFTRESWRHLNGSLVFTGSTSDMPHFTNFLYHIRPSAHPWDSFTKLFWEKAFGCQWEGQNLTHTVTENNIIQCTGEEDLKALDPAIFQLNDLSGTYHAYLAVYAYAHALHNMISDTPMEDTFGLYTKIHNIKPWQVLHYLKAVRFRTESKEEVYFDENGDVPAVFDIMNIQIYPDDSSQVIKVGRYDARESPGDEISLNITAILWNQNNQPPRSVCSESCSVGFRKSTRMGQPSCCFDCVPCSTGEIANKTDTTECWKCPEDQWPNENRDKCLPKVIEFLSYQEPLGAALAAVALILSLITILILFIFYLFQDTPIVRANNRGLSYLLLCTLSLCFLCSLTFVGFPMKLTCMIRQPAFGLIFTVSVSCILAKTVTVIIAFKAVNPRNQLRKWVGPKIPNFIIIFCSLIQLVICTIWIASHPSFPEYNTRSESGKIIVECNDGLTILFYCMLGYMGFLAIISFIVAFLARTLPDSFNEAKFITFSILVFVSVWLSFIPAYLSTQGKYMVAVEVFTILSSGAALLFLIFLPKCYIILLQPEKNTKEHLVGKNISQK; via the exons ATTTCAGATCCGTTATTATCGTCACGTATTGGCCATCATGTTTGCCATTGAAGAAATTAACCAAAACCAGCATCTGCTGCCAAACCACACCCTGGGCTTCCGGTTCATGGACTCTTGTTTTTCAGAAGTATTCGTTCTCCAGGACACTCTCCTGCTGCTGTCTGGGAGGAACCGAACTCTCCCGAATTATAAGTGTGAAGCTCACCTGACTGTGGCAGGAATCATCGGGGACGTCTATTCTTCAGTGTCTGAGGTCATGGCCAGGATACTAGGAATCTACAGGATCCCACAG atcagCTTCTTAGCTGCGCACCCAATGCTGAGTGATAAGCTCCAGTTCCCATCTTTCCTTCGCACCTTCCCTGCAGTCACCCTGCAGCCTTCAGCTTTTGCCCAGCTGCTCCTCCACTTCAACTGGACGTGGGTAGGGATCCTATTTTCCAACACAGATATTACCAGCCTGCAAAGtcagaagataaggcaggaggtGGTGGAGAATGGTGGTTGTGTGGCTTTCCTGGAGAAGATTGATGATCGCTACCCCAGTGAGAAGCTGCTGAAAGTAGCACAGGTGATTCACCAGTCCTCAGCGAGTGTGATTGTGTGCAGCTGCTTTCAAGAGCATCTCAAGCCTATTCTGGAGCTCCTTTCCCTGAGGAATATTACTTCCAAGGTCTGGGTCTTTTCATCTGCTTTTGTCACCAATTCTCAGATGTTCACCAGAGAGTCATGGAGGCATCTCAATGGCAGCTTGGTGTTCACTGGCTCCACCAGTGACATGCCCCATTTCACTAATTTCCTCTACCATATTAGGCCTTCTGCACACCCATGGGATAGCTTCACCAAGCTCTTCTGGGAAAAGGCATTTGGGTGTCAGTGGGAGGGACAAAACTTGACTCATACGGTGACAGAGAATAACATCATCCAATGCACAGGTGAAGAGGACCTCAAAGCACTGGACCCAGCGATCTTTCAGTTGAATGATTTAAGCGGTACATATCATGCTTACCTGGCTGTTTATGCTTATGCACACGCTCTGCACAACATGATTTCAGATACACCCATGGAAGACACTTTTGGATTATACACCAAGATTCATAATATCAAACCATGGCAG GTCCTCCATTATCTGAAGGCTGTGCGTTTCAGAACAGAGTCCAAAGAGGAAGTCTACTTTGATGAGAATGGGGATGTGCCTGCTGTCTTTGACATCATGAATATCCAGATATATCCGGATGACTCCAGCCAAGTAATAAAAGTGGGTAGATATGATGCCAGGGAATCCCCGGGGGATGAAATCAGTCTGAACATCACTGCCATCTTATGGAACCAAAATAACCAG CCCCCTCGCTCCGTCTGCAGTGAGAGCTGCTCTGTTGGGTTCAGGAAATCTACCAGAATGGGGCAGCCCAGCTGCTGTTTCGACTGTGTCCCTTGCTCCACTGGAGAAATAGCCAATAAAACAG ATACAACTGAATGTTGGAAATGCCCAGAAGACCAATGGCCCAATGAGAATAGAGATAAGTGCCTTCCAAAAGTCATCGAGTTCCTGTCCTACCAGGAACCCTTGGGAGCAGCTTTGGCTGCTGTTGCTCTCATTTTGTCTTTGATCACCATCCTTATCCTCTTTATCTTCTACCTGTTCCAGGACACACCCATTGTCAGAGCCAATAACCGGGGACTCAGCTACCTTCTCCTCTGTACTCTCTCACTCTGCTTCCTCTGCTCCTTGACATTTGTTGGATTTCCCATGAAGCTCACTTGCATGATCCGCCAGCCCGCCTTTGGACTCATcttcactgtcagtgtctcttgcATATTGGCAAAAACAGTTACAGTGATCATTGCCTTCAAGGCTGTGAACCCTCGCAATCAGCTCAGAAAATGGGTTGGGCCAAAGATTCctaactttattattattttctgctCCCTCATCCAACTGGTCATCTGCACAATTTGGATTGCTAGCCACCCTTCCTTTCCTGAGTACAACACCAGATCTGAAAGTGGGAAGATAATCGTTGAGTGCAATGATGGGTTGACCATACTTTTCTACTGTATGCTGGGATATATGGGCTTCCTGGCCATCATTAGCTTCATTgtggccttcctggctaggacaTTGCCTGACAGCTTCAACGAGGCCAAGTTCATCACCTTCAGCATACTGGTCTTTGTGAGCGTCTGGCTGTCTTTCATTCCCGCTTACCTCAGCACACAGGGGAAGTACATGGTTGCAGTGGAGGTCTTCACCATCCTGTCCTCTGGTGCAGCGTTACTCTTCCTAATCTTTCTTCCAAAGTGTTATATTATTCTCTTGCAGCCAGAGAAGAACACCAAGGAACACTTAGTAGGAAAAAATATATCGCAGAAATAA